The following proteins are co-located in the Papaver somniferum cultivar HN1 unplaced genomic scaffold, ASM357369v1 unplaced-scaffold_128, whole genome shotgun sequence genome:
- the LOC113332100 gene encoding 2-carboxy-1,4-naphthoquinone phytyltransferase, chloroplastic-like, which translates to MRMVCASSSSSILTNTTMTTRTALTITNPIPNSLPVHHHIYHVKRKPLQSCKHFQRQSFKSNISSQLLSMERKNHRQFSSQNENAVVLEEADNNNNEVEEVISQSTLIWRAIKLPIYSVALVPLTVGSAAAYLQAGLFSVRRYFVLLSSSVLIITWLNLSNDVYDFDTGADKNKKESVVNIVGSRTGTLIAAYALLALGFMGLTWAYVEAGDIRTIYLLTCSIMLGYIYQCPPFRLSYRGLGEPLCFAAFGPFATTAFYLMHNSQSVIQCLPINGTILSASLLVGLTTTLILFCSHFHQVDEDKAVMKMSPLVRIGTKAGSHLVKVAILTLYTLLFAFGISKLLPISCIVSCALTLPVAKLVVSYVEENYSDKSKIFMAKYFCVRLHAMFGAALSVGLVMAKSYYMQRPILP; encoded by the exons ATGAGAATGGTGTgtgcttcatcatcttcctcaatTCTTACCAATACAACGATGACTACTAGAACTGCTCTCACAATCACGAACCCCATACCTAACTCATTACCAGTTCATCATCATATTTATCATGTTAAAAGAAAACCATTACAATCATGTAAACATTTCCAAAGACAATCCTTTAAAAGTAACATTAGTAGTCAATTATTATCCATGGAGAGGAAAAATCACCGTCAATTCTCTTCTCAAAATGAGAATGCAGTAGTATTAGAAGAAGCTGATAATAATAACAATGAAGTAGAAGAAGTAATATCACAATCTACATTAATATGGAGAGCAATCAAATTACCTATTTATTCTGTAGCTTTAGTTCCTCTAAct GTAGGAAGTGCAGCTGCTTATTTACAAGCTGGGCTATTTTCGGTGAGGCGGTATTTTGTGCTTTTATCTTCCTCGGTTCTTATCATAACATGGCTAAATTTGAG CAACGATGTTTACGATTTTGATACTGGAGCAGATAAGAACAAGAAAGAATCTGTCGTAAACATTGTTGGAAG TCGTACAGGAACCCTTATCGCTGCATACGCATTGCTTGCTCTGGGATTTATGGGGCTTACATGGGCATATGTTGAAGCAGGGGATATCCGCACGATATATTTATTAACTTGCTCCATTATGTTGGGTTACATTTATCAG TGTCCGCCATTTAGACTGAGCTATCGAGGACTGGGAGAGCCTTTATGCTTTGCAGCTTTTGGCCCATTTGCTACTACCGCCTTCTACTTGATGCACAACAGCCAAAG tGTTATACAGTGTCTTCCAATAAATGGGACAATTTTATCTGCATCACTTCTTGTTGGCCTCACAACAACCTTAATTCTCTTTTGTAGTCACTTTCATCAG GTGGATGAAGACAAAGCAGTTATGAAGATGTCTCCTCTG GTTCGTATTGGCACTAAAGCTGGTTCACATCTCGTTAAAGTGGCAATTCTTACACTATATACATTATTGTTTGCTTTTGGTATAAGCAAACTTCTGCCTATATCATGCATC GTTTCTTGTGCACTGACTTTGCCCGTAGCCAAATTGGTTGTCAGCTACGTTGAAGAAAATTACTCC GATAAGAGCAAGATATTCATGGCCAAGTATTTTTGTGTGAGGTTACATGCCATGTTTGGAGCTGCATTATCTGTTGGATTAGTAATGGCAAAATCATACTATATGCAGAGACCAATTCTCCCTTGA